GGATAAACAGTGTTAAGAGTTAATGTTATGTCCCTATTGtactattagtattagtatttggAAACAGTCAAAGAGGTTTCAGAGCCAATCCAAGCTGACGTTAGGAAAGAGGCGGGACAAGTTGCTTGTCAATCACAGACAACTATCCTTTCCTATCCTATTTTTTTGGAGTTAACTCCaacttcctcctcccccttgtTGCAGTGGTTCCTTCTGTTTCCTGCATGCAAATATGCGAAACTTGCCGCTTTGTCTCGCTCTCATTCATGAGTCCGGACACAAAACTGAGTCCCCGTTGACCTTGAAACCATGGTTTATTTATCAGAGCAAGAAGTTGAACAGTACTCCAATGCTGACTTTCACCGCAGCTCATGAATTCAAATAGTTTCGCTGCCCAGCGCCGTCCGTATCATGAGGACCAAACAAAACTTTTCAGTCAAACTGTCTTGCCCAGCTATTTGTGCGTGACCCACTTTGGCGAAGCTTTTGGCTAAATTAAGCACATGAAATCTGGAACAGGAAGCTCATCCAAACACAAATAATAGGAAAGGCGACATACAATGGGGCTTGTTTACAGCGTAAGGCAGTGTTTTCTGGGGGGCTGCGATTGAAGGCAGGCGTCAGCGAGAGGTCGCGTGTGTGGACACATTAAAGTTAGTTCTGCTATACTGTCGGCCGGCTTGCCTCCTTTATTCCTGCTCTCCCTGTAAttgcatgtttgtttcttttaaatgacaataatttattcatgtattcagGAAATCTTGGGAGGGCTGAGCAAATGCCTGCCAACTGGGCTTTTAatcacaacagaaaaaaagccagTTTctgacattgattttttttacactcCAGTGCGGAGACAAACAACAAATCACAAGTTTGTCTCCACTTATCTACAAATGGACAATCAGTAGTATGGATAACTCCACTCTGTGTTCTTCAGCTAGCTAAACATATTATCCATGCAGTTCTTCCCCTTTAAAAGGCTTCGTGAAATTTGAACAAGCCCCAAATGCTAAACTGAATGAAGGTGTGCAGCGTTCACATAGGGAGTTGAAGTTGCCTGACGTAACAGCAGCTTGTCATTCATCAGTCCTAAAACTGCCTGTGACACAATATTCTACCCCTTGACTTATAATCATTATCtattcttgttttgttttcagcttttcagtgATCCGTTCAGGACAGAACTGACTAGGAAGCGTGCTTCTGTTTGCAACATTAACACCAGCACTAGCTTTTGCACAAATAGCCTCATAAACAAGAGTGACACCAGCCCACACTGTGACATTAAAAAGCCAAATGTTTCTTTTCATCTTCCCACTGGTCACTGTGTAACAGGCTTATACAGACAAAGAAGTCATTTTTCAAATGCAAAGATCAAAATGGGATCGAACTCCAAAACAGAATATCTTGTAGTGTTGAGTAGCACAATTTGTCGTTTCTTGTTACTTTTTTATGTACAGCGGGCTTCGTACCATTTAATGAAGGCTCCAGTTTTGATTTTGGAATTTCAAACAGATTTGCATATTTTCTCGAGACATTCGCTATGATCTGTGCTATTTCGGTTGGTTGTGCGAGGCAGTCAAAGTAGTGAGAGAGACGAGGGATTTTTATGCCAAAACAATTCCCCTTGGAAGTCTGATTTTCACAGTGTGCGTCTGAGTCACCTGGATGTACAACTTGTCAATATTTGTCTGACAGAATCAGCCAGTGTTGAAACAACCTggagtaaaaacaaacagaaaaacacattcacagcGAAGCCATCCCTCTATACCTTCAGCCCACGACAGCACTTGATCCAGTTGTCAAACCTCTTCCCTGCAGTACATGAAGAGACTCAGTCAGGCCTGGGGCGATCAAACACGCCACGCGCCACTGAAATATCAAGGCTGTTAAGTCAAATGAGGCTCACCATCATCCATTCAAGCCccgtcttcctcatcctcctctgtttcAGATTATCATGTCAGACGCTCAGATGTGTCGCAGCCAGAAATGTGATTAATGTCACATGCACTCTCTGAGGATTAGGGAGAGGGATCTCATGAAGAATAGGAGAATATGGGGGGTCAGTATCATCGTTGGCGATCGTGGTGACTTGCCTAATGTTGCTCAGACAGCGGGTCAGAACATGTAAACGTCTGTGGATATGGAAGCTGTAGAAAGCTAGTAAATACTTTTAATTATGGGATGAAATAAGCAAAGTAAATGTGCACTAACCAACCAATAAGGCACCAACTCTCCCCCTCCTCAGTGATACGCAGTGTCAGCCAACACATTAGAGCGGCCATCACCGACACCTTCGATGCCACAAACGCGCGGTAATGGAAGCAAAACACTGCAGCGCTGAATCGTCAGGTGAAGAGATGAAGGCGAGAGGCGTGTTGGTTATATTTAGCTTCTCACTCTCACTGGGATCTTCAAGCGTGACTATTTTTGTCTGACTGCAGAGGTTGAATACAtgcctttgttttattttgagcgTACGCTTGCATGCttgtctgctctgctgctcactttaATCTTAAATCCTTTGTTTTCTAACAAGCAAGCACGTTTTTAGGGGGGAAATTTTGACAATTGGTTGAGGACTAGTTTGCGTTATACAAGAAAGTGCAGAAAGTGGAAGCTGTTAAAGGAGGATATTCTATTtttgtatatgtatatgcaAATAGTGCAGTGACAATATGTTAGTGcttgatgacatcatctgctTTATTTTGTCAGATTTGAAATGATGCCCTGTGCATCCGCCTTcatgtctgctgtgtttgtttcgaTTAAATGCTATTGTCAAAGATGTGAAGAGGATTAAAATTACATGCAACAAGCAGTTGAAGAATATCATTCAAGAAAAAAATCGACTGACTCATTACTTATGCAGCAACTTTAACTGAATGTTAAAGTTTCATATGCACTCTCATATGCACGTATCAGAGTGCATATGAAAAATGTGAGTGCCTCTCCCTTGACccttagagtgtgtgtgtaaatgaagtCGACGGCGCTGGGATTGCAGGGATTTACACGTCTACTTCCCGacgcccccacctccaccccccgaCGCTGACTTCACCGAATTCAAGTgacaatgaaatattaaaatgagaCCGCCTGGAAATATCTGATAGGCTATTTTTAGCACCGGCGTGCGGTTGGTTGCCAAAAGCTATACGGCTTTAGGAGGGTTTCCCAAGCGAACTGGCAGCGAGTCACAGTGAGCCGTATAATGAGGATGAGCAGAGGAACACGTGAGATGTATATGAAGCGGGAGAACAGCAGATCCTCCCATCATGTGGAAAGACATTCGTTGCTCTTTTGTTCTTTCGATTTGCTTCAGATTTGTTTTGCTGATGACGCCCACGCACGTCCATCCTCTATTGGTTGTTGATTCTAAATATGTTACAGAAACAACCCATACTtttgggtgagtgagtgagtgacaggaaAGCTTACTCTTGTTTTGTCATCTGTCTGCTCATAAGAACAAAAAAGTCATGCTTTAATGTGGGAATCCCTTTTCCCTGCCAGAGAGCACAACCATTCATTTTCCCCACCTCCCattttccctctctcctcactATCTCCCTGACTTTTCTCTCCACCCTTATGATAAACCATCTCCAAAAGGCTTCGTTACCATGGTGGCAGCTGATCAAAAGTGCAGCTGTGAGTACGACAAAAACGTGCTTTTGTTTGGGGACTTGATTGTAATGTAGGACAATTCATTAGCATCTCTTCATTCCTCCCCGTCTCTGATATTGCAAGGGactcatcactgtcctcccAGGCACTTTATTTTTATCTCGCTTTATTTAATAGACGAAATATcacccagcctcgtctccataGAATAAGGCTGAGATGGAAATCAATTACTCTGCGTGTTTAATTATGTATGCGCTAGGGCGGCCCTAAATGAGCAATTCGACTTAACTGCGCAGAGCGATGTTGACTTTAAACCACTGTTTAATTTTAGAATCGAGGCACTTGATGTGACAGGACTTGCAAACACAGACGTAGCGTCtgcttcccagcatgcaccgttCCCTCCCCACAAGCTGGCGCGCCTCTCACACGGCATGTCTAAGCAGATGTGTACTGGACGCGTATGTATCtaatgggctccatcaaaagatGCCCCAACCCAACAGGATGAGTCGGGGGAGTCTGTTGGTTCAAACACGGCGGTTTGTAGACAAGCCGTGCTCAAACACGCTGAGATCCTTTGCCTGTTGCGATGCACACAATGAGCTCTGGGTTTTGACTATTGGTCTCCTGCGTGTACGCAGCTTTTTGCATACATATTTAGCAGACTGTCCTATCCAGAGTGAATTACAATGAGCGCAGCAACAGGAAGCGGCATAAATAAACATAAGGACTCGTCAGcctctttctccttcattcACACTTAAAAAGGTCAAAGGAGTGAGTAAGACTGTGCCAGGCAGCGCGCCACATTTTTCAATGCGTCTTGTTTATCTCTCATCTCAGAAGTGAAAACATTTCCACTTTCCCGATTTCCACACTGACACCGCGTCTTGCGTGTGTGAGAGCTTTCTCATCTCTCGACACAAGGTGACATTTATGTGTGACTGTTGACTGCGCGAGCGTTGGCCATTTCTTCTAAGGTGACGTCgctatttattttactttcacttgCCTTGTGCATACGAGACAACATTTAGAATAACAAACAAAAGGCCTTACGTGATAGAAACGCTGTGGAGGATTGAATAAatctttaatgtgtgtgttttcatatgtGACTCAGAGGAGAGAAGTGCAACTTTTGACGCAAATGGTGCCAATCATAAAGTGCTTTAATTGCTTCCGTggggaaacgtgtgtgtgtcacaaagcCCATACAGCACCAACTGCTGGCTGTGTTGATACTGTAGGTGGGCCAAATCAGCAACAGGTCATGGATCTGAAAACCTTATCCAAATAAAAATGAGGAAAAGGTTCACTGATTTAGAGACAGGTTGTGCTTCATGCTTAATAATCTCAGACCGTTGCTGAATCTGTTTAGCCCTGGCTCATCCTTTACTAGGCAGCATGAACAGAGGGGCCATGGACAGATACTGGACCCAAAAGAGAGAGATGTTCTTGTCATTAGGTAGGTGATCAGTGTCGCTCCCTGGTGTGTTGTTAGCATTGTGGGCTGGTAGTGAGTCAAAGGGAAGGCGGTGGCAGGGGTCACTTTGAAGAGACACGACGCTACAGAGTGACAGACACTGAGCGACACACAGAGGGATGTCTCTGCCCAGGGGTCTCTGCTTCCAGCTGGAGAGACCCGGCTCTGACGCGTCCTTATCTCTGCACATACATTCCTACACCGTTATGCTGTTAGAATATAAAAGAAGGGCTGCAGCTGCATAGAAAGGAAGAAAGGCTCATTTACATTCACTTATGTAAACAAGGtatctgactgacagctgtcaaaTCTTAAATAAAGATGCTATTTTTTATTCTGGTTTCAAAAGGAAAACCACATCCTACAAGTATGTGTAATATTCTTCATCATTCCATCCACAGTGGAAAAACCTTTAATTCAGATTAACATTTTAGCCAGGCAAtcaagcagaaacagaaggCAAACCACACATGAGCCTGAATCCCCGAACCCCACAGGTTTAATTATGTCAGTGCACAGGAGCATGTgcgtcagtgtctgtgtgtttcagagtcTCTGGAACTGAGATAGCACCTTCGGGGCTACCCTTAGCGTGATGATGTCATGGCAGTTTACAGAGGGGTGTAACAGCATGGCAGTGGATGCTGGTCCGAGCCGGGGATAGTGTCAAACAGATGGCGGTGGTCCCGAGGAGGTGGGGACAATGAGCGACCGAAGCAGCGGGAGAGTTCTGTAGCAGAGACTAAGCCAAAGCCGGTGGGCTGCCTggcatgtgtgggtgtgcgtgtgcaggGGGGATTTTTAATGGGAGGATGCCAATATTTGCCTGTCGAATGTATTGCTGTGCCAAAACGATAAAGGCAAGGGATGGAAAAACTGTGACCTGTGAGGGTTGTTCTGTTTATAGCTGGAACTCCTAGGGGTCACCACAGGCCGCTTCATACTGTATTTCACTTGGTTAAGGTTAACGCATCAGTTAGAACTAAATTTAATGGGCCGTCATGATACAATTTGCGGATTAAAATGAGGACAAAGTTTCACAAGTCAGACGTCTTTTGTTTATTAGCTTATACTTTCAGTTATTTCTCTACTGTTGCCTCCGCTCCACTGTATCAGTTACCGCGTTGCATAGCTCTAGTGTCACGACCTGGTCAGTAAAGTCTGCCGGCTCCAGAACAGGCGACGGgtgtaacagcagctgtttgattgGCATTTCACTCACTTCTCCTTCACTGGATTTGCACAGCTAGAATTCCAGGAGGCTAAAATATTAGAGATGGCTTCTGAACGAGTATGATTGGGATTAGGAGGAAGCACTCCCtgattttacatttctttattATTCTGTTCAGTCCAAGGCAGCGTGGATAAGGTGTATGAAAAAACATGCTTATGATTGACGCTCCCTTGGTGGAGACTTGACTGACTGATGGGATTCTAACTCTGATGTGAAGCAGCATTAATACGATCATTGTACGATCAATGTACAATAAAATGACAGTAAAACAGAAACCTacagaatataatgatgattttatttttcaagcTAGCTGCCACTAATGATGGCTTGACCCTGCTCTGACCAGCCCTGTGGGCAGTGGGTCTTATGTGAATGAGCCTGGAAATGAGTGTGGGTTGGAAGAACTCTACTCACAAGTCCAGTACTTGAATAACTAACTAGTGTCTTCATcctctacagtatgttgataTTAAGTGATATTAATGTTGTCTCTTTGTTGACCACCTGGCCACAATagagaaaataataatcatcattGATGTTCAGACTTCAAGGTCACAGGTCTGACCCCTTTCATCGCTATCTTAGCTAGTGTCGGCGGTGGCGATGGCTGAGGAGCCTAATAGctttaaatgtgattaaaagGAAAAGATGGCAGAAAAATAGGGCACGTCCTCAAGCTAAATTAGATCAGCGATGAACTGTGTACGCTACAGTACATCTGGCTCATGCTGCCTTCAAAGAGAGGTACAGGGCTTATTTAGcatgcagggtgtgtgtgtgtgtgtgcgcgcgtgtgtgtgtgtgtgtgtgtctgtgtgtgtgtgtgtgtgtgtgtgtgtgtttgtgtgtgtgtgtgtgtgtgtgtgtgtgtgtgtgtgtgtgctggaaatCTGGATGTCAAGAAGCATGTGCTGTTGCAATCACATGGCAGAGCAGCACCTTTGCATTTTTAATGTCCATCATAAATAACCTTGCGCGGCAGCGTGTGCGTTTGGTTTAATGTGACATGATTCAGCTGTTACAAGCTGGCATGCAGCAGGCGCAGGGGAGATATTCCCCCTCTCCTGCAGACAGCAGCACGTCAGAACTTAAGGCCCAGCACGTCCACAGCAATCGTCATTAGTTGGCGCAGCGTCCGGGCTGCCAGACGAAACAGCTCAGGTGGCCTTCTCTGTTTATCGGAGACGAAGATGAAGCTACAGTAGTACTGTAAGTGCACGTTTATGGAGTAAATGCACCCTGCTCTACACAGTTAAACTGCCATCAAACTACAAAATATAGCACCACTTGCATTTACTGTTAAATTTTAACTTTTGTACTGCATAAAGTGATCTGATATTCACCAACATCAAAATACCAGCTACAGCATCCATCTAATGAGCTACTTAATAAAGTAAAACCTAAAAAGATGACAAGTGTTACTTGTGTGGTGAGCTAACATTGAGTTAAAGCCAACAGCAAGTATGGTAACAGAAAGGGGACCTAAATTGAGGTCCGGCTGCTAATAGTTTGTAAGTTGCACTTGATGATAATAATATGCCGAGAGCACTGTGAAGTATATATTGAATGCAAGCGTGCTGTTCATGAGCATGGTGACCCAAATAGTGGCAATGATATTTTCGAGAGAGTGAGTCATGCAATCCAAAAACAAGCTGGGGTGTGAAACGACTCCTTTAGAGCGCACCAGTGGATGGATTgtgggaggaaggtggagaggGAGCATAGtaggcagcgtgtgtgtgtgtgtgtgtgtgtgtgtgtgtgtgtgtgtgtgtgtgtgtgtgtgtgtgtgtgtgtgtgtgtgtgtgtgtgtgtgtgtgtgtgtgtgtgtgtgtgtgtgtgtttgcttgcgGTTACATCGGagtggggccctatggtcacTTTAAAGgcatgtgtgggtttgtgtagCAATGGTATGAATGCCTTCTTGCGCATGTGTTTTAGGGGCTGTTTTGATTTCTTGTAAGAATTAAGCCACAGATGTTGGCAAATtaagcctgttttttttaatctgaagcTGAGAGGTGTTTGAGATTATGATGACAAGAATTCAGATTCATAATGTTCATTACATATACACTATATTGCCAAAAGTATTCGATCACCCATCCAGATAATCAGAATCAGGTGTTCCAATCACTTCCATGGCCACGGGTGTTTTTACAAACATGTGAAAGAATGGGTCAGGAGCTCAATAAATTCCAGCGTGAAACTGTGAAAGGGTCCAGTCCTTAAATTTCCTTGCTCCTAAATATTCCACAGTCAGCTGTATTATAAGAACGTGGAAGCGCCTGGGAACAACAGCAACTTAACCACAAAGTGGTAGGCCACGGAAACTGACAGAGCAGGGTCAGCGAATGGTGAGGCGCATGGTGCGAAGAGGtcgtcttctttttttctttctgcagaGTAAATCTCTACAGACCTCCAAACATCATGTGGCTTTCAGATTAGTTCAAGAACAGTGCGCAGAGACCTTCATTAAATGGGTTTCCATGGCCATGCAGTTACATCTAGAGTTTGGTGGAGGGGGGTTATGGTGTGGGGTTGTATTTCCAGGAGCGTGGGCTTGGCCCTCATACCAGTAAAAGGAACTCTGAATGCTTCAGCATATCAAGGCATTTTGGACAACTTTGCGGGAACAGTTTGGAGCTGACCCCTTCTTCTTCCAACATGATAAAAAAAGCAATGCCCATAAAGACATGGATGACAGAGTCTGGTATGGATGAACTAGACTGTCCTGACCTTAAGCCAGTAGATTATCTTTGGGATGAATTTAGGGCTGCaacaaggagcaggagaaaggctgtgccctaatttcttcatatgagcattaaatattaaacaaagacaatgttaacctgcaagtcatacaaagatcagctggtggattgtaaatactacagcgacacaggagaacgtaagaatgaaacatTGGTGTAGTAGCGGTAACGAACGCTGATTATCATCacgtgaagactcttcattaagtgccgctgtgttaaaagttatttaaaatgttctgCGAATATTACGACATAGTTTTTAGaggttgtcactgttgcctcgGGGCctgaaggagcccaggagtctctgtagagtttacatgttctcccgtgtctttgtggattttctcccacagtcagctccccagcttagacaccatgtgttggagtttttcCCGGTGGATGAGAGgttcgcttccctgcgcctttgggtgggggataggtTACTCAGTGTCATTTGTGCTTTcaggccaaatggtagtgtggagtacccggccttcttggggtctctggagggagtgttggaaagcgctccaactggggaccccatcgtacttctgggagatttcaatgcccacgtaggtaacgacagtgatacctggagaggcgtgattgggagtaATGGCCTCCCTGAtatgaacccgaatggtgttatgttattggacttctgtgctaggcacagtttggccataactaacaccatgtttgaacataaggATGTcaatcggtgcacatggcaccaggacaccctaggccggaggtcgatgatagactttgtagtcgtttcacctgtcCTTCGgtcatatgttttggacactcgggtgaagagaggggctgagctgtcaactgatcaccagctggtggtgagtaggatccgctggcagggaaggaggctggaacgacttggcaggcccaaacgtattgtgagggtctccTCAATCCCTCCGACacaccttctgctgaggaatcaaaagcaggggactcagaggtggactcgcccatcacccaggctgaggtcactgaggtagtttgtaagctcctcgTTGGCAGGGCAGCGGGGATGGATGAGATCTGTCCTGAGTAACTCAAGTCTCTgaatgttgtggggctgtcttgggtgacacgcctttGCAACATTAAGAAAGACGAGaaggacagttcctctggactggacaaccggggtggttgtccctcttcacaaaaagggggacaggagagtgtgttccaactataggggattacacttctcagcctccctgggaaagtctctgccagggtactggagaggagaattcggccgatagtcgaacctcagatacaggaggaaaaatgtggttttcggcctggttgtggaacgctggaccagctttataccctcagcagggtgcttgagggtttgtgggagtttgcccaaccagtctacatgtgttttgtgaatctggagaaggcattcgacctgTGTGGGTGCTCTGGGGGTATGGATTCCAAGGCtttttgctaagggctgttcggtctctgtacaacggGAGCAagagcttggtttgcattgccagcagtaagtcagacttGTTCCTGAttcatgttggacttcggcagggctgccctttgtcaccggttctgttcaatatttttatggacagaatttctaggggccggagggggtcagGTTtagggaccacaggatagcatctctgctttttgcagatgatgttgtcctgttggcttcatcaggccaggacctccagcgtgcgctggtgcggtttgcagctgagtgtgaagcggctgggatgagaatcagttcctccaaatctgaggccatggttctcgaccggaaaaaggtggtttagtctctccaggttggaggagagttcctgccccaagtggaggagttcaagtatcttggggtcttgttcacgagtgagggaaggaaggagcgtgagtttgacagacagatcggtgcggcggctgcagtaatgcggtcggtgtatcggtccgtcgtggtgaagagggagctgagccaaaaggcaaagctctcaatttaccggtcaatctacgttcctacactcacctatggtcataagctttgggtcatgtccgaaagggcaaggtcatggatacaagcggctgaaatgagcttcctccttAGGGTGggtgggcgctcccttagagataaggtgaggagctctgtcacccaggaggagcttggagtagagtcgctgctcctccacatcaagaggagccagttgaggtggctcgggcatctggttcggatgcctcctggacgcctccctggggaggtattccgggcatgtcccgcaggtaggaggccccgaggaagacccaggactcgctggagagactatgtctcttggctggcctgggaacgtcttggggtcccaccggaagagctggagaggGGGTCCaaggagaaggaagtctggaattctctgctcagactgctacCCCCCGCGACCAGGTCCCGGATAAATCggatgaaaatgaatggatggatggatggattttgtgttttgtgtgagaTTTGAATCTCAAAGTCAAAATTTAGTTTGAAAAAACCCTGATAAAGGGATTTCtaataatcaaaacaataaataatattctttaaaaaaaaatatccaaTTTATCCAAATAATCGAAAAAATAATCAATGGTTTAATTGGttatcaaaataatcattaGTTGCAGCCCTCATCAACTAAAAACATCAGTGTGATTCTGCTGTGTGGACAGCCTTCCCAGAGAAGTTGAAGCTCGTATAGCTGCAAAGGGTAGGCTCAGATCATATTGAACCCTATGGGATGTAACTTAAGTTCATATGCTAGTCAGGACAGGTGAGTTAATACTTCTGACAATATAGTGTATAATTAGGGTCAATAACGTCATAATAAAGATATAGAGTTCATGAGTACATTaagcagctacagtaatatTTGCATGTGTATTTCAATTTCTCTGAAAAttgtaaatattatttatttgtgctttttAGTCTTTTTCTCCCATGTCTGTATACTTTTCTTCCTCTTAAGTGTCACCTTGTCTCACCACTGTTACCTCATTTAATTTATTGCACACTGATAAAAACTCCTAATTTctatgtgtgtttatattctGCTAGTATACATGATTTAAGGCCATTGTAAATTATCAAGATGACGCCATCTCTGACTTTATCCTTGAACACTTGTCCTGAAACAGGGGGAAGTAATGAGGAAAGACATTGTACCACGAGTGTTCTATGctgagataaataaataaagtgatgaATATGgtttttaacatttgttttttaaaaactcATCATCTTAGAGAAAGTCTTGGGCCAAATTATTAACTGTTGTTAATTGTTACACTTTTAACATTAGCTATGATTGAGGAGGTCACTGTtaaatttgttatttgttaAAATTGCTACTTGCTATGATTTTGGAAATAATCAGGGACGacattttatcattattattaatattatttgttattataatTGTGTATGTTATTTTAAAGAGTCCCCTGTCATATGGTTTGTTAACCACtcacaaaaaaactaaacaaatacaGAAAGTTTTATAACACAAATTGATTCTGGAGTCAGATGGATTTAAGCTTGATTTACACAATATGCCTGGTAGTAacattcttctccttcttctgtttttctctttagtTTATTGCCTTTGCATCTTTGTTCTTTATCCTGGTCTCCATCACCACATTCTGTTTGGAGACTCATGAAGCTTTCAACAAGATTATCAACAAGACCGAGCTCATGCGGAACAGCAGTGCAGCGGACTCTGGCCCTCAGTACGAGATCGAGACTGACCCGGCGCTCACGTACGTGGAGGGCGTCTGCGTCTTTTGGTTCACCATTGAATTCCTGGTGCGTGTGACCTTTTGCCCTGTGAAGCTGGAGTTTGTCAAAAGCGTGCTTAACATCATCGATTTTGTGGCTATCTTGCCTTTCTACTTGGAGGTTGGGCTCAGTGGCCTTTCTTCAAAGGCCGCCAAGGATGTATTGGGTTTCCTCAGGGTGGTGCGCTTTGTTCGTATCCTACGTATCTTCAAGCTGACACGCCATTTTGTTGGTCTTAGGGTGCTGGGTCATACATTGCGGGCCAGCACAAACGAATTCCTGCTGCTAATTATATTCCTGGCTTTGGGAGTGTTAATTTTTGCAACCATGATTTACTACGCTGAACGCATTGGCGCCAAGCCCAATGACCCCACCGCCAGCATCCACACCAAGTTCAAGAACATCCCCATTGGCTTCTGGTGGGCTGTGGTCACCATGACTACACTGGGCTATGGCGACATGTACCCAGAGACTTGGTCGGGCATGGTAGTGGGTGCACTTTGTGCTCTAGCCGGTGTGCTAACAATAGCCATGCCTGTGCCAGTTATTGTCAACAACTTTGGGATGTACTACTCCCTGGCCATGGCCAAGCAAAAGCTCcccaagaagaggaagaaacacaTCCCTCAGGCGGTGCAGGGGGGTTCCCCCACGTACTGCAAAGCTGATCTCAACACCACCTGCAACAGCACTCAAGGTGACCTGTGCCACGTCAAGGGGAGCAGAGTACTAGAGCGTAACCGTTCAGGtaagtctatatatatatagtatataaatgTATCCTAGGGCTGATATTTTAGTAGTGACAGTGAGAAGAATGCACAGGGGACCTTCACTCAAGAAAAAAGCA
Above is a window of Betta splendens chromosome 9, fBetSpl5.4, whole genome shotgun sequence DNA encoding:
- the kcnc2 gene encoding potassium voltage-gated channel subfamily C member 2 isoform X8 — protein: MGKFDDNERIILNVGGTRHETYKSTLKTLPGTRLALLASDSDIDSVLDQLQQVPGFIEYNARTNEYFFDRHPGVFAYVLNYYRTGKLHCPADVCGPLFEEELSFWGIDETDVEPCCWMTYRQHRDAEEALDVFELNVDNGDEDDDIGKRLGIEDVAADANVSLWRKWQPVIWNLFEDPYSSRAARFIAFASLFFILVSITTFCLETHEAFNKIINKTELMRNSSAADSGPQYEIETDPALTYVEGVCVFWFTIEFLVRVTFCPVKLEFVKSVLNIIDFVAILPFYLEVGLSGLSSKAAKDVLGFLRVVRFVRILRIFKLTRHFVGLRVLGHTLRASTNEFLLLIIFLALGVLIFATMIYYAERIGAKPNDPTASIHTKFKNIPIGFWWAVVTMTTLGYGDMYPETWSGMVVGALCALAGVLTIAMPVPVIVNNFGMYYSLAMAKQKLPKKRKKHIPQAVQGGSPTYCKADLNTTCNSTQGDLCHVKGSRVLERNRSVLSADCSGGSDLTMSPEERVPMRRSSTREQDRRSGGTCFLLAASDYTCPVDGGMRKTDNSFPI
- the kcnc2 gene encoding potassium voltage-gated channel subfamily C member 2 isoform X5, translated to MGKFDDNERIILNVGGTRHETYKSTLKTLPGTRLALLASDSDIDSVLDQLQQVPGFIEYNARTNEYFFDRHPGVFAYVLNYYRTGKLHCPADVCGPLFEEELSFWGIDETDVEPCCWMTYRQHRDAEEALDVFELNVDNGDEDDDIGKRLGIEDVAADANVSLWRKWQPVIWNLFEDPYSSRAARFIAFASLFFILVSITTFCLETHEAFNKIINKTELMRNSSAADSGPQYEIETDPALTYVEGVCVFWFTIEFLVRVTFCPVKLEFVKSVLNIIDFVAILPFYLEVGLSGLSSKAAKDVLGFLRVVRFVRILRIFKLTRHFVGLRVLGHTLRASTNEFLLLIIFLALGVLIFATMIYYAERIGAKPNDPTASIHTKFKNIPIGFWWAVVTMTTLGYGDMYPETWSGMVVGALCALAGVLTIAMPVPVIVNNFGMYYSLAMAKQKLPKKRKKHIPQAVQGGSPTYCKADLNTTCNSTQGDLCHVKGSRVLERNRSVLSADCSGGSDLTMSPEERVPMRRSSTREQDRRSGGTCFLLAASDYTCPVDGGMRKTEIWEGWVLERRTCL
- the kcnc2 gene encoding potassium voltage-gated channel subfamily C member 2 isoform X3; translation: MGKFDDNERIILNVGGTRHETYKSTLKTLPGTRLALLASDSDIDSVLDQLQQVPGFIEYNARTNEYFFDRHPGVFAYVLNYYRTGKLHCPADVCGPLFEEELSFWGIDETDVEPCCWMTYRQHRDAEEALDVFELNVDNGDEDDDIGKRLGIEDVAADANVSLWRKWQPVIWNLFEDPYSSRAARFIAFASLFFILVSITTFCLETHEAFNKIINKTELMRNSSAADSGPQYEIETDPALTYVEGVCVFWFTIEFLVRVTFCPVKLEFVKSVLNIIDFVAILPFYLEVGLSGLSSKAAKDVLGFLRVVRFVRILRIFKLTRHFVGLRVLGHTLRASTNEFLLLIIFLALGVLIFATMIYYAERIGAKPNDPTASIHTKFKNIPIGFWWAVVTMTTLGYGDMYPETWSGMVVGALCALAGVLTIAMPVPVIVNNFGMYYSLAMAKQKLPKKRKKHIPQAVQGGSPTYCKADLNTTCNSTQGDLCHVKGSRVLERNRSVLSADCSGGSDLTMSPEERVPMRRSSTREQDRRSGGTCFLLAASDYTCPVDGGMRKTGYEKSRSLNNIAGMAGNTLRLSPVTSPFGSPCPLRRSRSPIPSIL